The genomic interval ACCGCTGGCTCAATCCGCCCTGCCATTCGCCGGGCCGGCCGGAGAGTGGCCGCATGGGATTCGGCATGTCGGAGGGTAAAGGATTTATCTGGGTCAATGCCCCCTTTGTGAACCGGGACGGATCTCTGGCGCTGAACGGCTGGGGCGATGCCGATGTCACCGCGGATTATGCAATCGATCTGGTGGAAATGATCTGCACGGATTTCGGTGGCGATCCGGATAACGTGATCCTCACCGGTTTTTCCCGCGGTGCCGTGGCCTGCGGATATATCGGACTGCGGAACGATAAGATTGCCGGACTATGGAAGGCTTTTCACCCGTGCCAGCATTATGACGGCGACGGCGTACACGGAGCGACCTTTGAAAGTGCGCTGAAGGAACGGATGCCGCGCCTCAACGGACGCCCCACCTTCCACACCGACAACGGGCGGCATGCCGAACTGCACGAACTTTTTGAACGGACCGGGCAGCCGGTCACCTTTGCTGAATCGGGTATCGGTGCACATACCGATTCGATGCTGCTGGAAAACCGGCCGTCAACGCTTCAGCTGCGCACGTGGCTGGCGGGTGTGGTAAAGCCGAAGCGATAGGTTGCCCGCCTGTCCTGTTTATTCCCTTTAAAACGTTTTTCATAAACTGTTAAGGGGATTCCCTGAAACAACTCATGATTACTGTTTCACCGACCACCTGTCCGGCATTGCATCCACAACTGATCCTTTCCGGTGCTCAGGAGTCGGCCGGTACAGAACGTCTCTCAAAAATGCCCGAAGCACAGATCCGTCGGCACTCCCCTCCCCGGAAATAAGCCTGAATTATGCGTCCAGATCTCGATCCGGCATTCGTTAAAAGGATAATGTTATCTGTAACAATCGTTTTAATGAGAGGATCAATCCATGAAAACCGCCCTGATCGGCCTGACACTTTTTTGCAGCTGTTCCGCATTTTCCGCTGACTGGAAACCGGAGTGGGAAAATCTGAAACGGCACAAGGCAGTACCGCAGTGGTTTGCGGATGCTAAGCTCGGTGTCTATTTCCACTGGGGTGTCTATTCCGTTCCGGCATGGGGAACGGAATGGTATCCGCGCTGGATGTATGTGCCGGACCGTCCGGATAACCTCTGGGGCGGCGATGTGTATGAATATCACCGCAGGACCTACGGTGCTGACGTGCATTATCACGATTACATCGATAAATGGACCGGCGAAAATTTTAACGCTGCGGAATGGGTGGATATGTTTGAAAACATGGGCGCAAAATTCATCGGTTCCATTGCCGAGCATCACGATGGTGTTTCCCTCTGGGACAGTCAGACGAATGAATGGAATTCTGTAAAGATGGGCCCCGGCATTGATGTGGTAAAAGCTATCGCGGATGAAACCTATAAACGAAACCTGAAGTTTATGGCCACGTTTCATCACGGTTTTCACATGATGTTCTATCCGAAAATTAAAGGTAAATGGCCCCGGCCTAATTATGATGACTATTATTATGATGAGGTCGATGTACCGCAGGATCCGAAATACGCGAAACTTTACGGGAATATGTCCTACGACGATGCCAACGATCTGTGGCTGGGTAAACTCAACGAAGTGATTGAAGCCCACTGCCCGGATTATATCTGGATGGATTTCGGTCAACGCTATGTGAAAGAATCGCACCGAAAACAGTTTCTGGCAAATTATTTCAACAAGGCGGACGAAGTCGGCAAAGAAGTGGTCGTAAATACGAAGGGCGATTTCTTTCCCACTGAACTGGCCGTGGTGAATGTTGAACGCGCCACGATGCAGGATATTACGCCCGAAGTCTGGATCACCGATTTTATTCTCGGGTCATCATGGTGTTTCAATCGGGAAAAACGTACCGCCATAAAACCTGCGGAAGCAATTCGCGTGCTGGCCGATGTGGTCAGTAAAAACGGCGTGATGCTGCTCTCCGCCGGCCCTATGGCCGACGGCACCATCCCGGAAGAACAGGTGAAGGCCATGGAGGGTATCGGTGCATGGATGAAGCTCTACGGTGAAGCGATTTACGGTACCCGCCCCTTCCATATGTTCGGCCATGGACCAACCGTGCTCAAACGCGATGAGAAGGATGCCTGGAATGAATACGGGAAAATCAAGGACGGCATCTGGGATTTAATGGAGGACGACATCCGCTACACTACCAAAGGAAAAACCGTTTATGCCATCCAGCTCGGCTGGCCCGGAAAAAACAGGGAAATCCTGCTAGAGGGATTCAAAGACCCGGTTCTGCGTATGCGCGTGAAATCGGTATCGGTTCTGGGCAGCAGACAGCGCATTAAATGGAAAAAATCCAGTAAAGGACTGAGGGTCCGCTCACCGAAAGAAAAGCCGGCCGAAGCCGATTCCGCTCTGGTATATAAAATCGAACTGAGATAAGTCGTTCCCGGATCAGTTTATCGGCAGCTGTACGCTCTGTGTATGCTTTTCGACAGGAAGCCCTTCACTTTCAATCAGCACAGTAAATTCTCCTTTACTGCCTTTGGGAAGGGCTTTCTTAACCGGAAGCCGAACCATTGATTTTTCAAAGGGTTTCAGTCCCCGAACCGTTCTTTTGGAAAGCAGCTCACGGCCTTTCAGAACGTTTACCGTCGAAGGTTTTGAAGGCACGGTTCCGAAATTGGTTACTTCCACATATGCATCAAGTCCTGTTGCGGTAAACTCAAACTTCGGTGCGAGTGCGGAAAGAACCGGTACTTCGTAGACGACTCCCGGGAGACGGCTCCAGCCATAAAGAATTGCTCCGTCCTTTGTTTCCCCAGAAGTTTTCCGGCGAAGTTCTCTTCTGTCAGTCCCGACTCTTTTCCGGAAAAAATCAGAATCAGATCTTCTCCGTCCTTTTCCAAAGACTGAAACTTTGCTCCGCGGCCGTAATTCACTGCTGCGGAATCGCCGAAACGAATGGAATCGAAATCGATATCCTCTATCGGATTAAAGTCGCTTTCGGCCCGGATTTTCACCCGGATATCCGCCGAGGAAGTAAAAAAAGGCTCTTTATTAAGCACCTCGATCAGACGCGGCTTCTGCACCGGAATCACGATACTTTTTGAATTATGAATGTCATTCGGCAGATCGGAGTGCTTGTCTGTATCGATGACCGCAAAGAAACTGAGATACGGCCGTCCATATTCATCCTGCAGAAAACGAATGCGTTCATATTTATACCAATCCAGCGAAGAACCGTCCGTATATTCCGCAATACCCGGCACATAGGCCTCGCCTGCTTCCGTTTTCCAATGGAACCCGTCTTTAGAACGCAGATAGTAGGCAATCCGTCCCTTCCAGTCATTCACGATGATATGATACTGAATATCATCTTTCCACATGACCGGATCTTCGAAAATACCGGGAACCCGGGGATAAACCGATTCTGAACTCACCTCATACCAGCGATCCTTACCATCCGGACTGGCCCAGATATAACCGCGGCGCGAGACGGCAATCATCGAGCGGTCCGCTCGTTCCGCAAACGAAAAGTTTACAAAGTTTTTAAAAGCGTAACGCTCACGCCGGTCGAAAATATAGGTTCCCGCCTTCCAGGGGCCATCCAGACTTTCAGACGAATAGAAACGGCCGTGCGTGGAATAGATCATCCATTCATCGTGTGCATTCCGATAAAGCTCCGGATTATGCCCCGGTCCGATCCGGTCCTTGAAAACATACGGTCCCACCGGGTCATCCGCCACGGCATGAACAATTTCGGAGTCAAAATAACCGAAATGGCCGCGCGGCTCGTTTTCCGGCCAGCGGGCGGTATAAAGGTGATATTTTCCGTTTTCGTTATGAGGAAAAGCACACCAGTAGGACCACTTCGGATCTTCTATGCCATTAGTAATATCACGCGGTTTAACATTTTCGCCACCCCAAGTATCAGACGTCATGCCGTCCCGCATCGGCATAGGAAGAAACAGATCCTTAAACTGCCCTCCGCGAACCAGCTTCTTCCATTCTTCCGGCCGCTCCCGGACCACACTGTCCGCAATGGAAAACAGACACAGCCCCGCACAGGCCATTCCCAGCACCAGTCGTTTCATCAACAGCTCCTTCAGCAATTCCTCGATAAATATACGTCTTTTACTCCGCAGCGATAGGGGTGTTTACGCTAAAGACATATTGAATTCCGTCAGCGATTCATTCCGTCCGGAGCGCAGCGGCATCCTCGGGTCAAGAACAGTAAAGGTCCGTCGGATGCTCGGAAGTTATGATGATTTCCGGGCTTTATAAAGCATCCAGGCGGCGAGTGTTTTGGCATCGGCAACTCCGCCGCTGCGAATCAGAGCATCCATCTCCTCTTCGGTCAGCAGAACGGTTTCAATGCGTTCATCATCATCAAAAGAAACCGCACCGGGTTCAGCAGCTACGCGGGCGAAAAATACATCGATGCGTTCCGTGCAGTATCCGACACTCGGGAACACGGGACCAAGCAGTTCGAGCGTTTCAGCCCTGTAACCGGTCTCCTCCTGCAGTTCGCGCTCGGCGGAAACAATCTCTTTTTCCCCGGGATCGCAGTTTCCGGCCACCACCTCAAAACAAATCCGCTCCATCGGCTTGCGGAACTGTCGGATGAATATAAACCGGCCGTCGGGCCGCTGCGGAATAACGGCAACAGCGACCCCATGGTGTACAATTTCACGTTTGGATTTCCGTCCGTTCTCGAGCTCGACGTCGAGCACATCGACATTAAGAATGAGACCTTCATAAACGGTCCTGCGGGAAAGCGTTTTTTCGTACATTTTTCATCTCCGGTTTGAACAGCTGAATCCTCTCCTTTATAGTCCGCCGCCATGAACCACGCGAGAAAAGATTGGGAAAGGGCCGAAGCGGCTTACCTTGCCTCCTATGCATCAAAGAGTTTCGAAAGTCTGGGCCGCCGGCACCCGGAACAGCCGCATCCGCGCCGCAGCTGCTTTGCGCGCGACCGCGACCGTATTCTGCACAGCCGCTGTTTCCGAAGACTGGAATATAAAACCCAGGTTTTTGTGAACGGAACAGCGGATCACTACCGCACGCGCCTGACCCATACCATGGAAATGTCGGCCACCGGCCGGACGCTGGCGCGTATTCTGAGAGCCAATGAGGATCTGACGGAGTGCATCTGCCTGGCCCACGATCTCGGCCACAGCCCGTTCGGGCACGAAGGCGAGCATGTGCTTGATGAGCTGATGAAAGATTACGGCGGATTTGATCATAACCTGCAAAGTCTGCGTAATGTGGAACTGGTCGAGTCACCCTATCCTGACTTCAAAGGACTCAACCTGACCTGGGAAGTACGTGCCGGTCTGCTGAAACACGAGGCACATCGCGAACATGCAGAACTGGACGGACACCCCATCGGACCGTTCCAGTCGCTGGAAGCACAGATTGCCGATATTGCCGATGACATGACCTATCACGCCCACGATGTGGACGACGGACTTGAAGCAGGCATTGTAACCCAGGAACAGCTCGAAACAACGGAGTTCTGGAAAATGGCCGCATCAATGACAAAGGAACGATACCCGAATCTTTCAGCGTTTC from Verrucomicrobia bacterium S94 carries:
- a CDS encoding alpha-L-fucosidase, whose product is MKTALIGLTLFCSCSAFSADWKPEWENLKRHKAVPQWFADAKLGVYFHWGVYSVPAWGTEWYPRWMYVPDRPDNLWGGDVYEYHRRTYGADVHYHDYIDKWTGENFNAAEWVDMFENMGAKFIGSIAEHHDGVSLWDSQTNEWNSVKMGPGIDVVKAIADETYKRNLKFMATFHHGFHMMFYPKIKGKWPRPNYDDYYYDEVDVPQDPKYAKLYGNMSYDDANDLWLGKLNEVIEAHCPDYIWMDFGQRYVKESHRKQFLANYFNKADEVGKEVVVNTKGDFFPTELAVVNVERATMQDITPEVWITDFILGSSWCFNREKRTAIKPAEAIRVLADVVSKNGVMLLSAGPMADGTIPEEQVKAMEGIGAWMKLYGEAIYGTRPFHMFGHGPTVLKRDEKDAWNEYGKIKDGIWDLMEDDIRYTTKGKTVYAIQLGWPGKNREILLEGFKDPVLRMRVKSVSVLGSRQRIKWKKSSKGLRVRSPKEKPAEADSALVYKIELR
- a CDS encoding NUDIX hydrolase; its protein translation is MYEKTLSRRTVYEGLILNVDVLDVELENGRKSKREIVHHGVAVAVIPQRPDGRFIFIRQFRKPMERICFEVVAGNCDPGEKEIVSAERELQEETGYRAETLELLGPVFPSVGYCTERIDVFFARVAAEPGAVSFDDDERIETVLLTEEEMDALIRSGGVADAKTLAAWMLYKARKSS
- a CDS encoding deoxyguanosinetriphosphate triphosphohydrolase, which encodes MNHARKDWERAEAAYLASYASKSFESLGRRHPEQPHPRRSCFARDRDRILHSRCFRRLEYKTQVFVNGTADHYRTRLTHTMEMSATGRTLARILRANEDLTECICLAHDLGHSPFGHEGEHVLDELMKDYGGFDHNLQSLRNVELVESPYPDFKGLNLTWEVRAGLLKHEAHREHAELDGHPIGPFQSLEAQIADIADDMTYHAHDVDDGLEAGIVTQEQLETTEFWKMAASMTKERYPNLSAFQFQRATIRAMLELQVVDVTDHALQRLEKINPQSVRDVMTAPERIVEFSPEMKEILSQFSAFMFKNMYYHRSVADAARQAVSMMRKLFLYYIAHPESMGEKARERLDEEGLWRTVCDYVAGCTDRYAIEEFQKYGLQQI